Proteins encoded by one window of Gordonia jinghuaiqii:
- the ligD gene encoding non-homologous end-joining DNA ligase translates to MAKASGSAGDAIELEVGERTVRLSSPDRVYFTERGETKRDLAEYYLSVGDGIVRALRERPCMLHRFPKGISGNKVHQKRVPAGAPEWLETTEIYFPRFGRTADELCVTELASVIWAVQMSTVEFHPWNSRRADPESPDEWRIDLDPMPDCPFSRIRQVAHVVEEVLDELGMRGFPKTSGGRGLHIYVRIEPDWGFPQVRRAALAFAREVERRAPKDVTTTWWRKDRDPAAVFVDYNQNTRDHTMASAYSVRGNQRATVSTPVRWDEIDDIEPDDFTIATVPARFAELGDLHAEIDDLAYRLDTLLDWADRDDIDGDIDGDIDGDLGGDEGSGDAVRE, encoded by the coding sequence CGGCTGTCGAGCCCCGACCGCGTCTACTTCACCGAACGCGGCGAGACCAAACGCGATCTCGCCGAGTACTACCTGTCGGTCGGCGACGGCATCGTGCGGGCGCTGCGCGAGCGGCCGTGCATGCTGCACCGTTTCCCCAAGGGCATCAGCGGGAACAAGGTGCACCAGAAGCGTGTCCCCGCAGGCGCTCCCGAGTGGCTCGAGACCACCGAGATCTACTTCCCACGTTTCGGCCGGACCGCCGACGAATTGTGCGTGACCGAGCTCGCCTCGGTGATCTGGGCGGTGCAGATGTCGACCGTCGAGTTCCACCCCTGGAACTCCCGCCGCGCCGATCCCGAGTCCCCCGACGAGTGGCGCATCGACCTCGATCCGATGCCCGACTGTCCGTTCTCCCGCATCCGGCAGGTCGCGCACGTCGTCGAAGAAGTGCTCGACGAACTCGGCATGCGCGGGTTCCCGAAGACGTCGGGCGGTCGGGGTCTGCACATCTACGTCCGGATCGAACCGGACTGGGGCTTCCCGCAGGTTCGACGCGCCGCGCTGGCCTTCGCGCGGGAAGTCGAGCGGCGGGCACCGAAGGACGTCACCACCACCTGGTGGCGCAAGGACCGCGACCCGGCGGCGGTGTTCGTCGACTACAACCAGAACACCCGCGACCACACCATGGCCTCGGCCTACTCGGTGCGCGGCAATCAGCGGGCGACGGTGTCGACACCGGTGCGCTGGGACGAGATCGACGACATCGAACCCGACGACTTCACCATCGCGACCGTCCCCGCCCGGTTCGCCGAACTCGGGGATCTCCATGCCGAGATCGACGACCTTGCCTACCGGCTCGACACGCTCCTCGACTGGGCCGACCGCGACGACATCGACGGGGACATCGACGGGGACATCGACGGGGACCTCGGCGGGGACGAGGGATCGGGGGACGCGGTCAGAGAGTGA
- a CDS encoding NUDIX hydrolase translates to MSSTRSDTEVVSAPVRDAATVVLVRDAAEGIEVFLQRRVKQMAFAGGMTVFPGGGVDKRDADADLAWTGPQAAWWAEQFASDDETAQALVCAAVRETFEECGVLLATDRDGAFADPTGLADDRRRLVEKSLSFAEFLTERGLTLRADLLRPLAHWITPVNEKRRYDTRFFLAAMPEGQHADADTTEAEVAQWANAAAAIESWAAGKHFLMPPTWSQLNYVSGFATIDELLAAERAIEPVLPDVTPGAGLAGLGFPGSDEYFRTLGDQTPPEITL, encoded by the coding sequence ATGTCGTCGACACGGTCCGATACGGAGGTGGTGTCCGCGCCGGTGCGCGACGCCGCGACGGTGGTACTCGTCCGGGACGCCGCAGAGGGAATCGAGGTGTTTCTGCAACGTCGGGTGAAGCAGATGGCCTTCGCCGGCGGCATGACCGTCTTTCCCGGCGGGGGCGTGGACAAGCGCGACGCCGACGCCGATCTCGCCTGGACCGGGCCGCAGGCCGCCTGGTGGGCCGAACAGTTTGCCAGCGACGACGAGACCGCCCAGGCGCTGGTGTGCGCCGCGGTGCGAGAGACGTTCGAGGAGTGCGGTGTGCTGCTCGCGACGGACCGCGACGGTGCGTTCGCCGACCCGACCGGACTCGCCGACGACCGCCGACGGCTCGTCGAGAAGTCGCTGTCGTTCGCGGAGTTCCTCACCGAGCGCGGTCTGACGCTGCGTGCCGACCTCCTGAGGCCGCTCGCGCACTGGATCACGCCGGTGAACGAGAAACGCCGGTATGACACCCGCTTCTTCCTGGCCGCCATGCCCGAAGGTCAGCACGCCGACGCCGACACCACCGAGGCCGAGGTCGCGCAATGGGCGAACGCCGCGGCGGCGATCGAGTCCTGGGCAGCGGGCAAGCACTTCCTGATGCCGCCGACCTGGTCGCAGCTCAACTACGTGTCCGGCTTCGCCACCATCGACGAGTTGCTCGCCGCCGAGCGGGCCATCGAACCGGTCCTGCCGGACGTGACCCCCGGCGCCGGCCTCGCCGGTCTCGGGTTCCCCGGGTCTGACGAGTACTTCCGCACCCTCGGCGACCAGACACCTCCGGAGATCACTCTCTGA